One region of Populus trichocarpa isolate Nisqually-1 chromosome 4, P.trichocarpa_v4.1, whole genome shotgun sequence genomic DNA includes:
- the LOC7490814 gene encoding probable polyol transporter 4: protein MGVQENGNGIVGGKNKYKRMDSDALEEDIVLSNNLQDQEGVFVEKRDTRIYLLACAIFASLNSVLLGYDVGVMSGAILFIKEDLKISEVQEEVLVGILSIISLLGSLAGGKMSDAIGRKWTIAFATFVFQSGAAVMALAPSFTILMTGRLLAGVGIGFGIMIAPVYIAEISPTAVRGSLTSFPEIFINLGILLGYISNYAFSGLPVHINWRVMLGIGILPSIFMGVALFVIPESPRWLVGQNRIEEARAVLSKTNDSEKEAEERLAEIQLAADLANSEKHEAKAVWQELLKPSPAVRKMLITGCGIQCFQQITGIDATVYYSPTIFKDAGIKSETHLLAATVAVGFTKTIFILIAIFLIDKVGRKPLLYISTIGMTVSLLSLSLTLSFMSDEKFGIELAILSVCANVAFFSVGIGPICWVLSSEIFPQRLRAQASALGAVGSRVSSGAVSMSFLSVSAAITVGGTFFVFSLISALSVAFVHTCVPETKGKSLEQIEMMFQDEGELQRGEVELGDVEVQRLVQKE from the exons ATGGGGGTGCAAGAAAATGGGAATGGGATTGTGGGGGGAAAGAACAAGTACAAGAGGATGGATTCTGATGCGTTAGAAGAAGATATTGTGTTGTCAAATAATCTTCAAGATCAAGAGGGTGTTTTTGTTGAGAAAAGGGATACAAGGATTTATCTTCTTGCCTGTGCTATCTTTGCATCTCTCAATTCTGTACTTTTGGGATATG ATGTGGGTGTTATGAGCGGAGCAattttattcatcaaagaagATCTTAAGATATCTGAGGTACAAGAAGAAGTTCTTGTTGGAATTTTAAGCATAATTTCGCTTTTGGGTAGTTTAGCTGGAGGAAAAATGTCAGATGCCATCGGTCGCAAGTGGACGATAGCCTTCGCAACATTTGTTTTTCAGTCAGGAGCTGCTGTAATGGCTCTTGCTCCTTCGTTTACAATTCTGATGACAGGAAGACTCTTGGCTGGCGTGGGGATAGGCTTTGGGATCATGATAGCGCCAGTGTACATTGCAGAGATATCACCCACTGCTGTTAGGGGATCCCTCACCTCCTTTCctgaaatttttataaatctagGAATCCTTCTTGGATACATTTCCAACTATGCTTTTTCAGGACTACCAGTACATATAAACTGGAGGGTTATGCTTGGCATAGGAATTCTTCCCTCAATCTTTATGGGAGTTGCTCTGTTTGTGATCCCTGAATCCCCAAGGTGGTTGGTGGGGCAGAACAGAATCGAAGAAGCAAGAGCTGTGCTGTCAAAAACGAATGATAGTGAAAAAGAAGCGGAGGAAAGATTGGCTGAGATACAACTGGCTGCTGACCTTGCTAATTCTGAGAAGCATGAAGCAAAGGCAGTGTGGCAAGAATTATTAAAACCTTCACCTGCAGTTCGAAAGATGCTGATTACTGGTTGTGGaatacagtgtttccaacaaaTTACAGGTATTGATGCAACAGTCTACTATAGCCCCACGATTTTTAAGGATGCTGGGATCAAGAGCGAGACTCATCTACTTGCTGCAACTGTTGCTGTTGGGTTTaccaaaactatttttatcttaatagcTATATTTCTCATTGACAAAGTGGGTAGAAAACCTTTGCTTTACATAAGCACCATTGGAATGACTGTCAGCTTGCTTTCTCTGAGCCTTACTCTATCTTTCATGAGTGATGAGAAATTTGGGATTGAATTGGCAATTTTATCAGTCTGTGCGAATGTAGCATTCTTCTCTGTAGGTATTGGGCCTATTTGTTGGGTTTTGTCATCTGAAATCTTCCCTCAAAGGCTTCGAGCTCAAGCATCAGCTCTCGGGGCAGTGGGCAGTAGGGTCAGTAGTGGTGCCGTTTCTATGTCCTTCCTCTCAGTGTCTGCTGCAATCACAGTTGGAGGAACCTTCTTTGTATTTTCATTGATTTCAGCTCTTTCTGTTGCTTTTGTCCATACATGTGTCCCGGAAACAAAAGGCAAGTCTTTGGAGCAAATTGAAATGATGTTTCAAGATGAAGGAGAGTTGCAAAGAGGTGAAGTGGAATTGGGAGATGTAGAAGTACAGAGACTGGTGCAGAAAGAATGA